From Nycticebus coucang isolate mNycCou1 chromosome 6, mNycCou1.pri, whole genome shotgun sequence, the proteins below share one genomic window:
- the SRPRA gene encoding signal recognition particle receptor subunit alpha translates to MLDFFTIFSKGGLVLWCFQGVSDSCTGPVNALIRSVLLQERGGNNSFTHEALTLKYKLDNQFELVFVVGFQKILTLTYVDKLIDDVHRLFRDKYRTEIQQQSALSLLNGTFDFQNDFLRLLREAEESSKIRAPTAMKKFEDSVKAKKPVRSMIETRGEKPKEKAKSSKKKGTKKEGSDGPLATSKAVLAEKSGLSVGPENGELSKEELIRRKREEFIQKHGRGMEKSSKSTKSDAPKEKGKKAPRVWELGGSTNKEVLDYSTPTTNGTSEAALSEDINLIRGTGPGGQLQDLDCSSSDDEGAAQNSTKPSTTKGTLGGMFGMLKGLVGSKSLSREDMESVLDKMRDHLIAKNVAADIAVQLCESVANKLEGKVMGTFSTVTSTVKQALQESLVQILQPQRRVDMLRDIMDAQRRQRPYVVTFCGVNGVGKSTNLAKISFWLLENGFSVLIAACDTFRAGAVEQLRTHTRRLSALHPPENHGGRTMVQLFEKGYGKDAAGIAMEAIAFARNQGFDVVLVDTAGRMQDNAPLMTALAKLITVNTPDLVLFVGEALVGNEAVDQLVKFNRALADHSMAQTPRLIDGIVLTKFDTIDDKVGAAISMTYITSKPIVFVGTGQTYCDLRSLNAKAVVAALMKA, encoded by the exons ATGCTAGACTTCTTCACCATTTTCTCCAAGGGCGGGCTTGTTCTCTGGTGCTTTCAGGGTGTGAGCGACTCTTGCACTGGGCCGGTTAACGCGTTGATTCGTTCCGTGCTGCTGCAG GAGCGGGGAGGTAACAACTCTTTCACCCATGAGGCACTCACACTCAAGTATAAACTGGACAATCAGTTTGAGCTGGTGTTTGTG GTTGGTTTTCAGAAAATCCTAACACTGACATATGTGGACAAATTGATAGATGACGTGCACCGGCTGTTTCGGGACAAGTACCGCACAGAGATCCAACAACAAAGTGCTTTAAGTCTATTGAATGGCACTTTTGATTTCCAAAATGACTTTCTGCGGCTTCTTCG tgAAGCAGAGGAGAGCAGTAAGATCCGTGCTCCCACTGCCATGAAGAAATTTGAAGATTCTGTTAAGGCCAAGAAACCTGTGAGGTCCATGATTGAGACACGGGGTGAAAAACCCAAGGAAAAAGCAAAGAGTAGTAAAAAGAAAGGGACCAAGAAGGAAG GTTCTGATGGCCCTTTGGCTACCAGCAAAGCAGTCCTTGCAGAAAAATCAGGTCTTTCAGTAGGACCTGAAAATGGAGAACTTTCCAAGGAGGAGCTGATACGCAGGAAGCGAGAAGAGTTCATTCAGAAGCATGGAAGGGGTATGGAGAAGTCCAG CAAGTCCACGAAGTCAGATGCTCCAAAGGAGAAGGGCAAAAAAGCACCCCGGGTGTGGGAACTGGGTGGCTCCACCAACAAGGAAGTCCTGGATTACAGTACTCCCACGACCAATGGAACCTCTGAGGCTGCTTTGTCTGAGGATATCAACTTG ATTCGAGGGACTGGGCCTGGGGGGCAGCTTCAGGATCTGGATTGCAGCAGCTCAGATGATGAAGGGGCCGCTCAAAATTCCACCAAGCCTAG TACTACCAAGGGGACCCTGGGTGGCATGTTTGGGATGCTGAAGGGCCTCGTGGGGTCCAAGAGCCTGAGTCGTGAAGACATGGAATCTGTGCTGGACAAGATGCGAGACCATCTCATTG CTAAGAACGTGGCTGCAGATATTGCTGTCCAGCTGTGCGAATCTGTTGCCAACAAATTGGAAGGGAAGGTGATGGGAACATTCAGCA CGGTGACTTCCACAGTAAAGCAAGCGCTACAGGAGTCCCTGGTGCAGATTCTGCAGCCACAGCGTCGTGTAGACATGCTCCGGGACATCATGGATGCCCAGCGACGCCAGCGTCCTTATGTTGTTACCTTCTGTGGTGTTAACGGAGTGGGGAAGTCTACTAATCTCGCCAAG ATTTCCTTCTGGCTGTTAGAGAATGGTTTTAGTGTCCTCATTGCTGCCTGTGATACATTTCGTGCTGGGGCAGTGGAGCAGCTACGTACACATACCCGGCGTTTGAGTGCCCTACACCCACCAGAGAACCATGGTGGCCGTACTATGGTGCAGTTGTTTGAAAAGGGATATGGCAAGGATGCTGCTGGCATTGCCATGGAAGCCATTGCCTTTG CACGTAACCAGGGATTTGATGTGGTGCTGGTGGATACGGCAGGCCGCATGCAGGACAACGCACCCCTGATGACTGCCCTGGCGAAACTCATAACTGTCAATACACCTGACTTGGTGCTGTTTGTGGGAGAGGCCTTAGTGGGCAATGAAGCCGTGGACCAGCTG GTCAAGTTCAACAGAGCCTTGGCTGATCATTCTATGGCTCAAACACCTCGGCTCATTGATGGCATTGTCCTTACCAAATTTGATACCATTGATGACAAG GTGGGAGCTGCTATTTCTATGACGTATATTACAAGCAAACCCATCGTTTTTGTGGGCACCGGCCAGACCTACTGTGACCTACGCAGTCTCAATGCCAAGGCTGTGGTGGCTGCCCTCATGAAGGCTTAA